CTGCGTCATCCAGTGCTGGGCCCGCAGGTGCACCTGCTGATCAACTGGCCGGGCGGCCAGGGCGTTGAGCAGCGTAGTTACCTCAGCGGGCCGGTCAAAGAATCCATACTTGGCGCGCACGTACTGCTGAAACAATTGCTGCATTCGCAAGGTAGTGTTCAGCAGCTGAGTGTACTGCTCCAACTCCGCGGTGTGCTGCCGCCACTGCTGCAGGCCCGCAAAGTCGGCGGCCCGAAGGTTGGCTCCCAGCTGATTAGCTAAGAGCTGCTCCAACTCCTGCACCCGCGCGTCGGAGGCGGGCAGGTGGCTGCGCACGAACAGCAGGGCATGCTCCAGCCGGTTCAGGTCGGTGGTAGCGTGGCCCAGCAGGTTTTTGTGCATCCAGTGCTCGGCCTGCACTTCGTAGCGGGCATCTCCTGGCTTTTCACCTAGGCCGCTTAAAATCCGGTTTACCTCAGCGGGCCGATCGAAGAAAGTAAACTGCTGCTGAACATACGCTTTGAATCTTTCCTGCACCTGCATCGTGGTGTGGAGCCGCTGCGCGTAGGCCAGCAGGCGGCTGGTTTGCTGCCGCCAACTTTGAATCAGCTCAAAATCGGCTTCCTCAATCCGGAATAGCTGCTGCGCCTGCAAAGCGGGCACCAGTTCCCGCACCCGCTCGTCGGCCCGATTCAGATCAGCGTGGATCGAGCCCAGCGCATTGCCGATTTGAGCTAGGTCCAGCACGGCGTGCTTGAGCATAAACCCGAGCTTGATTACTTCGCGGGAATCCGCATTCATCCTGACGATATCGATATACTCGCGCACTACCAGATGCTGCGAGTGGCCGGCAAAGAAAGTCAGTAGCTCCTGGGCCTTACCAACGGTCAGCTTCAGCTTGCCGGCTTCCATGGCGGGCCCGGCTTGCTTCCGCACCTCTTCCCGAGCCAGCTCGATTTTGGCGCCTATTTTCCCAACGTTAAAGCCAAAGGTGCCCGGGTTTACGCCCGCATACGCCAAGGCACCGCGGGTAGCCTGCTTTTTAAAGCGGTAGTCGTCTGAATCCTCGTCTTCCGTCCGGAGCTTGCCAAAAAAGTGTTCCTGGGTTATATTTTGCTTGGTCTTGGCATTATCGGTACCCGTCCGCCACTGGTGTTTTTCCTGCAAGGCTATAAACGTCTGGCTCAACTCGTTACGCTTGGCCTCAATAGCGGCTAGCTCGATGTTGCGCTCATCGGCCACGAAGCGCCCGTACTCGTTGTAAAATTCGTCGTTGGTGGCGCTCAGTACCTCCTTCAGGTCGAGTTGGTTGTAACGAATCTCGTACACGAAGGGTCGGTTGCGCCAGCTCGTACCCGTTTTGCTCTGGATATGGTCGCGGGAACCTTCACTGGTAATGTCAATCCAGGCAATCTGGTTGTCCCCATCCGCGGCCACAATATCGGGGCGGGTGTGGCCGGAAGCATGCTGCTTAATAATGTCCAGACCTTCCAGCCGGGCACTCAATTCATTGTTTACCAGGGTTTCAATGGCGTACCCAAAGCGGGCATAAATGATTTTCATGGCCTCCTCGGGTTCCGCCGAATACTGATTAGCCGCCTTATACCACTGCTGCAAATGCTTGTCCGGGGCGTGTTCGAATGCCCGCCACTGCAGGGCCAGCGCCCGGGCCCGATCCACGGCTTTGTCAATGACATCCACGATACGGTCAATGCGAGCCTGGTAGGTATTCTTGTCCTTCTGCGCCGCTGTCGTCGGGTACGAATACGGCTTACGCTGCACCACCGCCCCCGAGGTAGGCGTCGTTGCCAGCACGGCGGTCGGCTGTTCAGCGCGGAGCTGCGCGGCTTTGGCGCCCATTACGTCGGCCTCGTGTTCCAGGCCGGTCTCGTCGTTGACGGGCACGCCGGCCTGCAGCTGGCGGGTCGCCTGCACCCGCCCCTGCTTCTGCTGCACCACGTGCCAGGCCTCGTGGGGCAAGTGCTGCTCCTGGCCCGGGGCCAAGTGAATGTCTGAGCCCTGGGCGTAGGCGTGGGCCTGCAGCTGGGCCGGCGTACGGGAGTTGTAATGCACCCGCACCTCGTCCAGGGAGTGGCCCGAGAGGCTTTCCACCCCCGCCTTGAGCCCATCGGGCAGGCCCGTCCGGTTTTCCTTTCTCTGCAGCGCTGGCGCGGGCCGGGCAGCCAGAGAATGGGCTGGGCGCTGCACCAGGGGCTGTGGAGCCTTCGGCTGGGCCACGGCCGGATGACTTATTCCCTGGCTTGCTTTCCGGGGCTCATCGGTACTGGCCGGGGCGGCCTCACGACCGGGACCTGAAGGAAGCTTTTGTTTCATACGCTAACTATTCGATACTACACAGTTATAATTAGCCGCCTCCCTTGCTGGTTAAACTTACGCCGAATAATGGCGCCGCGCAATATAGCTAGTCACGAAAGCCGAAAGCGTGGTTCCCCTCGGCTCACTGCCAAGGAAAACCACGCTTTCGGACGGGTTGGCTGTAACCCGGAATTAAATCTTCTCGGGCAACAGGGTTGCTTCGGGGTAGTTGCCGAGTACGGGCTGGGCCGGGGCACCTTCGGTTACGGCTTCTACCAGCAGCTTACCACCCACAAACGCGCCTTTCCAGGACTCGCCCAGGCCGCCAAACACCTCTTCCCGGTCGCCGCGGGAGCGAAGTTTGTTGACGCCCATTTTGAAGGCCCGCACTTCTTTGGCGGTACGCTGGGCCCACTTCTCGTCGTCGGAGGCCAGGGCGCCGACCAGGGCGCCGTTGCTGATGTTCATTTCGCCCACCAGCTCCTCAACCCGGTCGACGAGCACGATGGAGTCGATGGGGCCGAAGGGTTCCTTGAAGTACAATTCGCTTTGCCGGGGCAGGTTCACGAGGGCCCGCGGGGCGCGGTAGGCACTCATATCCTGGCCGGGCAAAAACAGGCTCTCGTCGAGCTTGCCTTCAAAAATGGGCGTCGCGCCGGTTTTAAGGGCATTTTCGTAGAGCCGGTCGAGGTCTTCGGCCTGGGTTTTATTGATAACCGGGCCAAAGGCCAGCTCGGGCAGCTTGTCGTCGGGGTTGTCGACCAGGGTGGGGTTGCCTACTTTCAGGCTCTTGACGGCCTCCCAGTAAGTTTCCAGGAATTGCGGAAACAGATTGCGCTGCACCACGAAGCGCACGTAGGCCGTGCAGCGCTGCTTGCCGTAGTCGTAGCCCTTCTTGAGCTGGTCGGCCAGGCTCTGCCAGTCGCTGTAGTTCCAGATGCCGTAGGTGTTTACGCCTTCCATTTCCAGCATGTAGCGTTTGTGCTCCTGGCTCAGGGCGTCGGCAATGTTGCGGCCGTTGTAGCGCCCCCCCACGAAGCTGAGGCAGTCCACGGCTTCGTTTTTCACCAGCACGTCGCTCAGCTCCCCGCCGGGGCCACTGACCAGCGTGACGGGCAGACCGCAGCGGCGAGCAATGGCGAAGGCGAAGCTCAGGGAAATAAAGCCGCCGTCAGTGGGCGTTTTGGCAATAACCGAGTTGCCGCACAAAGCCTGCACCAGCACCGCGTGCAGGAGTACCGAATGGGGGTAATTCCAGGAGGCAATATTGGAAACCAGGCCCAGCGGCGTGCGGGAGCCCAGCATTTCCTCGATATTATCCACGTACCACTGCACGCCCTCGATGGCGCGGTCAATGTCGGTGAAGCCCAGCTTGTAGGTTTTGCCGATTTCCCACATCAGCAGCTTGCCCACCAGCTCCACGTGGGGGCGCAGCTGGTTGAGGCATTCCTGCACCTTGTGGCGGCGCTCATCCAGGTCGGTGGCAGCCCAGGCGGCAGACTCTTTCTTGGCAAACTGCACAGCCTGAAGGGCCTGCTCCCGGTTCAGCATGGGCATGGCAGCCAGCTGGGTACCGTCGATGGGCGAGGTAAACTCGCGGGGCGTGCCGGGCTGCTGCCACTGGCCTTCCATCAGGTTCTGAAACTTACCGTCCGGGGTGAAAATTTCGGGCGTAATCTGCTTAACCTGATTCAGCAACGAGCCGAATTCTACCGCGGGCGAAATGATTTTGGGCATGAAAGAATGTGTGATGATGGTGGATTGGACCGGGCGGGTGGGAGCAGATAAGCGGAATTTGGTTTGTAAAAGCCGCGAACTAAGAAAGTTGTTTGGTTTTACTTAGGCAACCTTGGCCGTAGCCGGGCCCTGCTCCTGCTCCATGCAGGCCACTAGGTCATCGACCATGCTGGACGAGCCGATAAAGAGCGGGGCGCGCTGGTGGTAGTCGGTGGGCACGATGTCCAGGACGGCCTCAGTCCCGGCCAAGGCCTTGCCCCCAGCTTGCTCAATAAGGAAAGCCAGCGGGTAGCCTTCATAGAGCAGGCGCAGCTTGCCGTTGAGGTTTTTGGCCGTGGGCGGGTACAGATAAATGCCGCCCTTGAACAGGTTACGGTGGTAGTCGGCCACCAAGGAGCCGATGTAGCGGCCAGAGTAGCGGCGCTCCTTGCACTCGGTCAGGTAGCAGCGCACCCACTCGGGGTAGTCGAGCCAGTTGCCTTCGTTGCAGGAAAAGGTGGTGCCCTGCTCGGGGATTTTCACCCCGTCGTGGGAAAGGAAAAACTCGCCCAGTGAATTTTCATACGTGAAGCAGGCCACGCCGTGCCCGGTGCTATACACAAGCATGGTGCTGGAGCCGTAGAGAATGTAGCCGGCGGC
Above is a genomic segment from Hymenobacter cellulosivorans containing:
- a CDS encoding eCIS core domain-containing protein, with the translated sequence MKQKLPSGPGREAAPASTDEPRKASQGISHPAVAQPKAPQPLVQRPAHSLAARPAPALQRKENRTGLPDGLKAGVESLSGHSLDEVRVHYNSRTPAQLQAHAYAQGSDIHLAPGQEQHLPHEAWHVVQQKQGRVQATRQLQAGVPVNDETGLEHEADVMGAKAAQLRAEQPTAVLATTPTSGAVVQRKPYSYPTTAAQKDKNTYQARIDRIVDVIDKAVDRARALALQWRAFEHAPDKHLQQWYKAANQYSAEPEEAMKIIYARFGYAIETLVNNELSARLEGLDIIKQHASGHTRPDIVAADGDNQIAWIDITSEGSRDHIQSKTGTSWRNRPFVYEIRYNQLDLKEVLSATNDEFYNEYGRFVADERNIELAAIEAKRNELSQTFIALQEKHQWRTGTDNAKTKQNITQEHFFGKLRTEDEDSDDYRFKKQATRGALAYAGVNPGTFGFNVGKIGAKIELAREEVRKQAGPAMEAGKLKLTVGKAQELLTFFAGHSQHLVVREYIDIVRMNADSREVIKLGFMLKHAVLDLAQIGNALGSIHADLNRADERVRELVPALQAQQLFRIEEADFELIQSWRQQTSRLLAYAQRLHTTMQVQERFKAYVQQQFTFFDRPAEVNRILSGLGEKPGDARYEVQAEHWMHKNLLGHATTDLNRLEHALLFVRSHLPASDARVQELEQLLANQLGANLRAADFAGLQQWRQHTAELEQYTQLLNTTLRMQQLFQQYVRAKYGFFDRPAEVTTLLNALAARPVDQQVHLRAQHWMTQHPIGAPAPEATSPLVLSPTAEPDEGYNEEMEHESS
- a CDS encoding aldehyde dehydrogenase family protein; translated protein: MPKIISPAVEFGSLLNQVKQITPEIFTPDGKFQNLMEGQWQQPGTPREFTSPIDGTQLAAMPMLNREQALQAVQFAKKESAAWAATDLDERRHKVQECLNQLRPHVELVGKLLMWEIGKTYKLGFTDIDRAIEGVQWYVDNIEEMLGSRTPLGLVSNIASWNYPHSVLLHAVLVQALCGNSVIAKTPTDGGFISLSFAFAIARRCGLPVTLVSGPGGELSDVLVKNEAVDCLSFVGGRYNGRNIADALSQEHKRYMLEMEGVNTYGIWNYSDWQSLADQLKKGYDYGKQRCTAYVRFVVQRNLFPQFLETYWEAVKSLKVGNPTLVDNPDDKLPELAFGPVINKTQAEDLDRLYENALKTGATPIFEGKLDESLFLPGQDMSAYRAPRALVNLPRQSELYFKEPFGPIDSIVLVDRVEELVGEMNISNGALVGALASDDEKWAQRTAKEVRAFKMGVNKLRSRGDREEVFGGLGESWKGAFVGGKLLVEAVTEGAPAQPVLGNYPEATLLPEKI
- the fbp gene encoding class 1 fructose-bisphosphatase, whose amino-acid sequence is MSAPNENTLASPVGTTLDRYIMRKQAEFPFATGELSQLLRDIALAAKIVNREINRAGLMDITGNYGAQNVQGEQQQKLDVVANIRFIRALKNGGEACAILSEEDDEIIHTGNDQGRYVVAMDPLDGSSNIDVNVSIGTIFSIYRRVSPMGTKATREDFLQGGRKQVAAGYILYGSSTMLVYSTGHGVACFTYENSLGEFFLSHDGVKIPEQGTTFSCNEGNWLDYPEWVRCYLTECKERRYSGRYIGSLVADYHRNLFKGGIYLYPPTAKNLNGKLRLLYEGYPLAFLIEQAGGKALAGTEAVLDIVPTDYHQRAPLFIGSSSMVDDLVACMEQEQGPATAKVA